A window of the Scytonema millei VB511283 genome harbors these coding sequences:
- a CDS encoding ABC transporter permease: MIELFFAELKRTWILQRRYPIEVVGIIIVTVSIFYGLFLSARYVAGANFQLGDRLDSIVIGYVLWSLVLFIMGNVANRIQYEAQTGTLEQLFLSQFGAVKVFLIRSLAAVTLQVAFVLSILLTIMLLTGSRLDFPPTLLLPLITVLMGANGIAFIIGALALLFKQVSQLQVIFQFGLLFLLATPIEASTGFSQVLANLLPITPSAGILRALMARGESLNLTQLAIAFINGVVYFAIGLALFRLAERQAKKRGILGGY, translated from the coding sequence AATTAAAACGAACTTGGATTTTACAACGTCGCTATCCAATCGAAGTTGTTGGTATTATTATAGTTACTGTTTCGATTTTTTATGGATTATTTTTGAGCGCTCGTTACGTTGCTGGTGCGAATTTTCAACTAGGCGATCGCTTAGATTCAATAGTCATTGGCTACGTACTTTGGAGCTTAGTTTTATTTATTATGGGCAACGTTGCTAATAGAATTCAGTATGAAGCTCAAACTGGTACGCTCGAACAACTTTTTCTATCTCAATTCGGGGCAGTCAAAGTATTTTTAATTCGCTCGCTAGCAGCGGTAACGTTGCAAGTAGCTTTTGTTTTGAGTATTTTATTAACTATAATGCTCTTAACTGGCAGCCGTCTCGATTTTCCTCCTACGTTACTTTTACCTCTCATAACTGTATTGATGGGAGCGAATGGGATTGCTTTTATAATTGGAGCTTTAGCTTTATTATTTAAGCAGGTGAGCCAATTACAAGTCATATTTCAATTTGGCTTATTATTTCTCCTAGCTACTCCCATAGAAGCATCGACGGGATTTTCCCAAGTTTTAGCAAATCTATTACCAATTACTCCAAGTGCAGGCATATTACGAGCTTTGATGGCACGCGGAGAAAGTTTAAATTTAACTCAATTAGCGATCGCTTTCATCAATGGAGTCGTATATTTTGCTATAGGATTAGCACTATTCCGACTAGCAGAACGCCAAGCCAAGAAACGCGGAATTTTAGGCGGATATTAA
- a CDS encoding hybrid sensor histidine kinase/response regulator — translation MDTERVKVLLVDDDEDDYVLTRDWLAAAQGTTFDLDWVSSYDAAIETIAQRQHDIYLLDYRLGDRNGLELLQAAVAEGCAAPIILLTGKGDREIDIEAMKAGAADYLEKTQLSAPLLERSIRYALERQHTQQQIRAQAELLDVATDAIIVRSLDDKVLYWNKGAERLYGWQAQEAIGQNPNLLIYNESLVDQLLEIHSALKQTDTWQGELHQVTKNEKPIVVYSRWTLVRDRHAQPKSILVVNTDITEKKLLEAQFLRAQRLESIGTLASGIAHDLNNVLAPILMTAQLLESQMHDERSQRLLPIVITNAKRGAALVKQVLSFARGLEGTYTNLQIKHLISEIRQIAKQTFPKSIEIQTNIASNLWSVSGDATQLHQVLMNLCVNARDAMPNGGMLTISAENFTADEHYARMNLEAKAGSYIVVTVSDTGMGMSLETQERIFEPFFTTKELGKGTGLGLSTVMGIVKGHNGFIHVWSELGRGTEFQIYLPAVAVVEYQRQTEQNTPYGDGELILVVDDEAGVREATKTSLETFNYKVVTASDGIEAIATYAEHRDRIDLILIDMLMPAMDGITTIRTIQKLNPQTKIIATSGLAAQDKFHGMTDVEVKAFLAKPYTAQELLQTIKQALCSQPVGC, via the coding sequence ATGGACACTGAGCGAGTCAAAGTACTTTTAGTTGATGACGACGAGGATGATTATGTCTTGACGCGGGACTGGTTGGCAGCAGCTCAAGGCACGACCTTCGATTTAGACTGGGTAAGTTCTTATGATGCGGCAATCGAGACGATCGCCCAGCGTCAACATGACATTTACTTGCTCGACTACCGTTTGGGCGATCGCAATGGTTTAGAATTGCTTCAAGCTGCCGTAGCTGAAGGTTGTGCCGCACCAATTATTTTACTTACGGGCAAAGGCGATCGCGAAATCGATATCGAGGCGATGAAGGCAGGAGCAGCCGACTATCTAGAAAAAACTCAGTTGAGCGCACCTTTACTAGAGCGTTCCATTCGCTACGCCCTCGAACGCCAGCACACTCAGCAACAAATCCGCGCCCAAGCCGAATTGCTCGATGTCGCCACCGATGCCATTATTGTTAGGTCGCTGGATGACAAAGTTTTATATTGGAACAAGGGAGCAGAACGTCTCTATGGTTGGCAAGCACAAGAGGCGATCGGGCAAAATCCTAACTTGTTAATCTACAACGAGAGTCTCGTCGATCAGCTGCTAGAGATTCACTCAGCCTTAAAGCAAACAGACACTTGGCAAGGCGAGTTACATCAAGTCACTAAAAACGAGAAACCAATTGTCGTCTACAGTCGTTGGACTTTAGTACGCGATCGCCACGCTCAGCCTAAGTCGATTCTTGTCGTCAATACTGATATTACTGAGAAAAAACTCTTAGAAGCTCAATTTTTACGCGCTCAACGTTTGGAAAGTATCGGCACTCTTGCCAGTGGCATTGCTCATGATTTAAACAATGTCTTAGCGCCAATTTTGATGACGGCTCAGCTATTGGAATCTCAGATGCACGACGAGCGCAGTCAGCGACTTTTGCCAATCGTGATTACCAATGCCAAACGGGGTGCGGCTCTAGTCAAACAGGTACTCTCTTTTGCACGGGGTTTGGAGGGAACGTATACAAACTTACAAATCAAGCACTTAATATCAGAAATTCGCCAAATCGCCAAACAAACCTTTCCAAAATCGATCGAGATTCAGACTAACATTGCCTCTAATTTGTGGTCTGTCTCTGGGGATGCGACTCAACTGCATCAAGTTTTAATGAATCTCTGCGTCAACGCTCGCGATGCCATGCCCAATGGTGGAATGTTGACAATTTCTGCCGAAAACTTTACAGCAGACGAACACTACGCCAGGATGAACTTGGAGGCAAAAGCTGGCTCCTATATCGTCGTTACCGTAAGCGATACAGGTATGGGAATGTCACTGGAAACCCAGGAAAGAATTTTTGAGCCATTTTTCACGACAAAAGAACTCGGTAAAGGTACGGGACTGGGATTATCCACTGTCATGGGTATTGTCAAAGGTCACAACGGATTTATTCATGTTTGGAGCGAACTCGGTAGAGGCACGGAATTTCAAATCTACCTACCAGCAGTAGCAGTTGTAGAATATCAGCGTCAGACAGAACAAAACACGCCTTACGGGGACGGTGAGTTAATTTTGGTTGTAGATGATGAAGCTGGCGTGCGCGAGGCAACAAAAACTTCTCTAGAGACTTTTAATTATAAAGTTGTTACTGCTAGTGACGGAATAGAGGCGATCGCCACCTACGCCGAACACCGCGATCGGATAGATTTAATCTTAATTGATATGCTCATGCCTGCAATGGACGGTATTACCACAATACGTACTATCCAAAAACTCAATCCCCAAACTAAAATTATTGCCACCAGTGGTTTAGCCGCTCAAGACAAGTTTCATGGAATGACAGACGTAGAAGTAAAAGCCTTTTTAGCAAAACCCTACACCGCTCAAGAATTATTGCAAACAATTAAACAAGCTCTATGCTCGCAACCAGTTGGTTGTTAG
- a CDS encoding response regulator, producing MKGRRTTVTILMADDDEDDCMLAREALAESRLANDLYLVRDGEELMDYLHQRGQYTDLKLAPRPGLILLDLNMPKKDGREALREIKADPQLKHIPVVVLTTSKAEEDIYRSYELGANSYITKPVTFASLVEVMRTIGKYWFEIVELPLRSVGNGHGH from the coding sequence GTGAAAGGGCGACGCACCACTGTCACAATTCTCATGGCTGACGATGACGAAGACGATTGCATGTTGGCAAGAGAAGCGCTGGCAGAAAGTCGCTTGGCTAACGATCTCTATCTCGTGCGCGATGGTGAGGAATTAATGGATTACCTACATCAGCGCGGTCAATATACTGACCTGAAGCTTGCCCCTCGTCCAGGGTTGATTTTACTCGATCTCAACATGCCCAAGAAAGACGGACGCGAGGCACTACGGGAAATTAAGGCAGACCCGCAGTTAAAACATATACCAGTAGTGGTATTGACAACTTCCAAAGCAGAGGAAGATATTTATCGTAGTTATGAATTAGGCGCTAACTCTTACATCACGAAACCAGTTACTTTTGCTTCCTTAGTAGAGGTCATGAGGACTATCGGCAAATATTGGTTTGAAATTGTAGAACTACCACTGCGATCGGTGGGAAACGGGCATGGACACTGA